In Aeromicrobium wangtongii, the DNA window TTCGACCCGCTGCTGGAGGCCCTGCCCAACATCGGCATCCTGCTCGTCGTCATGCTCGGCGTCGGACGGGTCGCCAGCGGCGCCGCCGACCCGGGTGACGTCGTGTCGGTGGCCTACCTGTTCACGGTCGTGGCGTTCCCCGTGCGCGCCATCGGGTGGGTCCTGGGCGAGCTGCCGCGCAGCGTCGTGAGCTGGGAGCGGGTCGACTCGGTGCTCCAGGAGCGCGGCTCGATGCCGTACGGCACGACCTCCCTGGCCGGATCGGGCGCCGTCACCCTCGACGTCCAGGACGTGACGTTCGGCTTCCCCGGCTCCGACAAGGACGTCCTGCGCCGCATCGACCTGCACGTCGCTCCCGGCCGGGTCGTGGCCGTCGTGGGCGCCACCGGCAGCGGCAAGAGCACCCTGACGTCGTTGCTCACCCGTCTCATGGACCCGCAGGACGGCAGCATCCTGCTGTCCCCGGCCGGCTCGGCGTCCGTGGACATCCGTGACCTGACCCACGACGAGCTCGCCGGTGCGATCGCCGTCGTCCCGCAGGGCACGTTCATGTTCGACGACAGCGTCCGCGAGAACATCACCCTCGGCGGCGACTTCAGCGACGAGGAGGTGTGGGACGCCCTGCGGACCGTCCAGGCCGCCGACTTCGTGGCCGCCCTGCCCCGTGGCCTGGACTCCCAGCTGGGCGAGCGGGGCACGACCCTGTCGGGCGGACAGCGCCAGCGGCTCGCCCTGGCCCGGGCGCTGGTGCGACGTCCCCGCCTGCTGGTGATGGACGATGCGACCAGCGCCGTCGACCCCGAGGTCGAGCAGCGCATCCTCAAGGCGCTCGCGGAGCGCACCGCGGACGGCGAGGGGCCCACGGTCCTGGTCGTGGCCTACCGCAAGGCCACGATCGCGCTGGCCGACGAGGTCGTCTTCCTCGACGACGGCGCCATCGCGGCTCGCGGCACCCATGACGAGCTGGTCGAGCGGTCGGCGGACTACCGCAACCTCGTCAACGCCTACGACCAGGCCCGCGAGGAGATGTCATGACCGTCACCGAGCCGGACATCCCGGAGATCGCGCAGAGCCGCCAGACCGGCATGCAGATCATCCGGCGCGGCCTCGCCCTGTCGCCGGCCATCAAGGACGGCCTGTGGGTGACGATCCTGCTGGCGGTGCTGAGCACCGTCGGCGGCTCGGTCGTGCCGATCCTGATCCAGCGCACGGTCGACTCCGGCCTCGGCGACGGGGGCGACGCCCGCCTGAGTGACATCGCCGGCTTCCTGACGATCGCCGCGTTCTTGATCCTGCTCACCGCCGGCATCGCCTACTGGATGCGCATCCGGCTGTTCGTCGCGAGCGAGACCGGCCTGGCGCAGATGCGCGTCGATGCGTTCCGGCACGTGCACGACCTGTCGATGCTGACGCAGAACTCCGAGCGCCGCGGCGTGCTGGTCTCGCGGGTGACGTCCGACATCGACCAGGTCTCCCAGTTCCTGCAGTTCACCGGCATCCAGATCGTCGTCAGCGCCGGCCAGATCATCGTCGCGACGATCATCATGGCCTACTACTCGTGGCAGCTGACGATCGTCGTGCTGGTGTGCTTCCTGCCGCTGGCGATCAGTCTCAAGTGGTTCGCGCAGCGGCTCAGCAACGCCTACGACACCGTCCGCCGCACGGTCGGCGAGATGATCGCGGTGATCGCCGAGCCCGTCGTCGGAGCCTCCGTCGTCCGCGCCCACGCGATCGAGCGTCGCACCCAGGACCGGGTCGACGCCGGCATCAAGGGCAACCTGGACGCCAACGTCAAGGCGCAGAAGCTCGTCGCCGTCACCTTCGCGTCATCGGGCGTCGCCGGTGGACTGGCCAATGCGGCCGTCCTCGCCTTCGGCGTGATCCTGGGGGTGGCCGGCGACCTGTCGATGGGCACCGTCATCGCGTTCGCCTTCCTGGTGGGCTTGTTCGTCGGACCGGTGCAGACCGCGACCCAGGTGCTGACCGACGCGCAGAACGCGATCGCGTCGTGGCGGCGGGTCATCGACCTGCTCGACACTCCCGCGGACGTCGTCGATCCCGGACCCGCCGGTGTCACCCTGCCGGAGGGATCGCTCGGAGCCCGCTTCGAGAAGGTCACCTTCGCGTACCCGGGCGGCCCGAACGTCCTGACCGACATCGACGTCGAGCTGACGCCGCGCCAGCGCATCGCGGTGGTCGGTGAGACCGGCTCGGGCAAGACGACCTTCGCCAAGCTGCTGACGCGGCTGATGGACCCCACCGACGGGGTCGTGCGCATCGGTGCCGGCGAGGGCACGTGGCCGGACATCTCGACGGTGTCGTTCGCCGACCTGCGCCACCACGTCCTGATGGTGCCGCAGGAGGGCTTCCTGTTCGACGCGACGCTGCGCGACAACCTGCTTTACGGACGCCGCGGCGCCACCGACCAGGAGCTGCTGGACGTCGTCGCCGACCTGGAGCTCGACGACTGGTTCGCGGGCCTGCCCCAAGGGCTGGACACCCGTGTGGGCCAACGCGGGGAGTCGCTGTCGGCGGGGGAGCGGCAGCTGGTGGCGCTGCTGCGCTCTGCCCTGGCCGATCCGGGCTTCATCGTCCTGGACGAGGCGACCAGCGCGGTCGACCCCCAGACCGAGCTGCGGGCCACCCGCGCCCTCGACCGGCTGCTGGACGGGCGCTCGAGCGTCACGATCGCGCACCGCCTGTCGACCGCCGAGAACGCCGACCGGATCCTGGTGTTCGACGCCGGCCGGCTCACCGAGGACGGCACGCACGCCGAGCTGGTCGACGCCGGCGGCGTGTACTCGCGCCTGCACGCCAGCTGGATCGCCCAGGCCTCGTTGTCGGGGCAGCGCCCCGCGGACCCGACGGCTTCGTCCGTCACTGGGCGGGCCTGAGACACTGGTGGGCGTGACTTCTCTCGACACCGCCATCGCCGCCCGTCTCAAGCGCGATGCCGCCGGCCTCGTGCCTGCCGTGGTCCAGGACGCGGAGACCCGCGACGTGCTCATGGTCGGCTGGATGGACGACGAGGCGCTGCGCCGCACGCTGGAGACCCGTCGCGGCACGTACTGGAGCCGCAGCAGGCAGAGCTACTGGGTCAAGGGCGAGACGTCCGGCCACGTCCAGGAGGTTCGCGAGGTGCGCCTGGACTGCGACGGCGACACGCTGCTGGTGCTGGTGGACCAGACCGGCCCGGCGTGCCACACCGGTGACCACACCTGCTTCGACGCGGATCGGTTGCTGTGACACCGCGGCGACTGTACGTCCCGGTGGTGCTGGCGACGCTGGCCACCGGAGGACTCGCATTCTTCGCTGCCGGACGGACCTGGGCCGAGGCCGACGTCCGGGCACAGGGGCTCGGGCACGCCACGATCAGCGTCAGTGGCGGCGACGCGCAGCCGCTGGTGCCGGCGCTGGCCGTGGTCGTGGTGACCGCCGCGCTCGCGATCCTCGCCGCAGGCCCGCGGATGCGACGCGTCATCGGCGTGCTGACGATGCTGGTGGCGGCCGCCGCGATCATCGCCGTCCCACGGTCGGGCACCGACGGCCTCCAGGACGCGGTGCGCTCGGCCGCGGAGGAGTCGCCGGCCTACACCGGCCCCGCGTCCCTCGGCAGCATCTTGTACGCGCCGTGGGACCTGGTCACGATCGCCGCCTTCGTGCTGGCGATCGCCCTGGGTGCCGTCACGCTGCGCCTGGCACCGCAGTGGCCGACGATGAGCAGCCGCTACGACGCGCCGGGCTCCCGGCCGGCGGCCAAGGACGACAGCGGCACCGAGATGTGGAAGGCGATGGACCGTGGGGACGACCCCACGGCCTGACGAGCCGTCGATGGCTGCGGGCGCGTTCGGACGCGCCGGCGGCACCCAGTAGTCTGGGCCCAGTTCCACCACCCCGAGGAGAGTTGTACCCATGCACGGATCATCGCCTGCCGCCTGGACCGGAGTCATCATGTGCCTGGTCGGCATCACCATCGGCGGCGTCGCCCTGATCCCCGACCCGAACTGGCTGTGGTTCACGATCGGTTGCGTCCTCACGCTCGCCTCCGGGATCGTCGGCTGGGGCATGGCTGCGGCCGGCTTCGGTGTCGACCGCGCCTCCGAGCACGGGCACTGACACCAGCTTCCCGAACCGTCCAGCCCTTGGGAGGGCGCCGTGAGCGACAGCCCGCAGTACCCCAGCTACCCGGGGGATGACAGCCCGGCCACCGGGTCCGACGAGGGGCGACAGCCTCCGCCGGGACACGAGCAGCCGGCCCCTCCGCCGTGGGGCCAGCAGGTGCCGCAGTACGGGCAGGTGCCACCGCCGGCGTACGGGCAGATGCCTCCCGGCTACGCGCAGCCCCCGCTGTACGGCTTCCCGGCGCCGCAGTACGTCCCGACGTCGACCAAGGCCGTGTTCTCACTGGTCCTGGGCATCGCCTCGATCGTGCTGTGCCTGGTGGGCGTGCTGATCGGACCGGCCGCGATCGTCTTGTCGGTCTATGCCAGCAAGGAGATCGACGCCCGGCCGCCCGGCACGATGAACGGCAAGGGCATGGCGACCGCAGGTCTGGCGACCGGCATCGTCGGCACGGCGATCTGGGGCCTGGTGTTCCTGCTCGCAGTCGTCGGGTCCGTCTAGCCGTGAGCACCTCCGCCCGGGCACGTCCGACGTCGACCGCCCGCGCCCTGCTGGCGCCGGCGCTCGCGGGCGGCCTGGGCCTGGCGGCGGCAGCGCTGCTGCACGTCCGCGACCCGCACGAGTCGGGCTCCTACGGGTTCTGCCCGTTCCTGTCGCTCACCGGGCTGCCGTGCCCGGGCTGCGGTGGCCTGCGCGCCGTCAACGACCTGACCAGGGGCGATCTGGTCGCCGCGGTGAGCAGCAACGCCCTGGCCGTCGTCCTCGTCCTGGCAGTCGGGATCGGGTGGGTCCTGTGGGTCGTCCGCCGCGCCACCGGCCGGCGGCGGCCGCCGATCACGATCTCGTGGTGGCTGGTCGCGGCGGGTGCGCTGGTGGTGGCGGTGTTCGGCGTGGTCCGCACGACCGCGTGGGGGTCATGGCTCGCGCCGTGAGCTCACCCCAGCAGCTGCAGCATCCCCCACAGGGCGACCGTCACGACCGCACCGCCGCCGATCATCAGGCCCATGACCGCCAGCGAGTCGCCCGTCTGCTGCCCCTTGGCCTCCACGATCTCGCGCCGGGCGTGCACCGCGCTGGTGACCGAGGGAAGGCCCAGCACGAGGCCGACGGCGGGCGACAGGTAGATGCCGGCGAAGGCCAGCACGCCGCACACGACGCTGTAGACCGCCTTGCGGTTGGTGACGACGCCGGCGGCCCCGGGCCCCGCATCCGGGGCCCCGGGCTCGCTCATCCCTCGACGTTGAAGTCGTAGTCGACGACGCCGGTCGCCAGCAGCACGACCGCCAGGAGGAACAGCGCCACCAGGACGAAGCCGGTGATGATGCCGGTCAGCGCCTGCCCCATGCCCTTCTGCGTGCCGTTGGAGCGGATGATCTCCCCGCGGGCGATGAAGCCCAGGACGATCGCCACGACGCTGCCGATGACCAGGAACCCGCAGAACAGGCCCAGCACGAGGCTCGCGATGCCCACGACCATCGACGCGGTGGCCTTCTGGTTGGTCTTCGGGGGTCCGGCCTGGCCGTAGCCACCGGGCGCGGGTGGGTATCCGCCCGGCGGGGGATAGCCGCCGGCAGGCGGATAGCTGCCCGAGGCGGGCGGCTGACTGCCGCCGACAGGCGGTGGCGTGGAATCGCCGGGATATGCGGGAGGCTCGTTGGTGGACATGTCCTGAGCATAGTGATGGTGCGACTTCGGAACCCCGCACACCGCCGGGTCCCGTCCCGGTTACTCTTGAGGCACACTCGATCGATTGCTGCGGAGGAGGGTCCATGTCAGTTCTCGACGACATCTTGGCCGGCGTGGCCCAGGACCTCGAAGCACGCATGGCGACGACGTCCCTGGACGACCTCAAGGAACGTGCCGCCCGTCAGCACCCAGCGCTCGACCCGATGCCGGCATTCCGCTCCGACGGCGTCTCGGTCATCGCGGAGGTCAAGCGGTCCAGCCCGAGCGAGGGGCAGCTGGCCACGATCAAGGATCCAGCCGCCCTGGCCGCTGACTACGCGGCCGGCGGCGCCGCCGCGATCAGCGTCCTGACCGAGGAGCGCCGTTTCGGTGGCACGCTGGACGATCTGCGCGCCGTGCGCGGCACGGTCGACATCCCGGTGCTGCGCAAGGACTTCATCACCACCTCCTACCAGCTGTGGGAGGCCCGGGCCGCCGGCGCCGACATGGCGCTGCTGATCGTGGCCGCCCTCGAGCAGATCGTCCTGGAGAGCCTCATCGAGCGGGCCCGGTCGATCGGACTGACGCCCCTGGTGGAGGTCAACGACGCCGAGGAGGTCAAGCGCGCTGCCGCCGCCGGTGCCGACCTGATCGGTGTCAACGCGCGCAACCTCAAGACCCTCGAGGTCGACCGGACGACGTTCGATCGCCTCTCGCCGCTGATTCCCGACACGGCCGTCAAGGTTGCCGCCTCGGGCGTCCGCGGGCCGCACGACGTCATCGACTACGCCAAGTCCGGTGCACACGTCGTGCTGGTGGGGGAGACGCTGGTCCGCGGCGACGACCCGCGAGCCTCGGTCGCCGACCTGGTCGCGGCCGGAGCGCACCCCGCCCTGCAACACCGGTGGTGACGGCGTCACCGCTGCGGCGGTGGCGCGCCTTCTTCCACCACCCGGCACTGACGACTGAGGACATATGACGTACGCGCAACCCGATGCCACTGGACACTTCGGACGATTCGGCGGGCGGTTCATGCCCGAGGCGCTGGTCGCGCCGCTGGACGAGCTGGACCGTGCCTGGACCGAGGCGAAGGCTGATCCCACCTTCATGGCCGAGCTCGACCGGATGCTGCGCGAGTACGCCAACATCCCCAGCCCGTTGTACGAGGCGCACCGGTTCTCCGAGGCCGCCGGCGCCCGCATCCTGCTCAAGCGCGAGGACCTCAACCACACCGGCGCCCACAAGATCCGCAACGTCATCGGCCAGGCCCTGCTGGCCAAGCGCATCGGCAAGCCCCGCGCGATCGCCGAGACCGGCGCGGGCCAGCACGGTGTCGCCTCGGCGACTGCGTGCGCCTACCTGGACCTGGAGTGCACGGTCTACATGGGCGAGGTCGACACCGAGCGCCAGGCGCTCAACGTCGCGCGGATGAAGATGCTGGGCGCCGAGGTCGTCTCGGTGACCAGCGGCAGCCGGACGCTCAAGGACGCGATCAACGAGGCCCTGCGCGACTGGGTCGCCAGCGTCGACACCACGTCGTACCTGTTCGGCACGGCGGCCGGTCCCCACCCGTTCCCCACGATGGTGCGCGACCTGACCCGTGCGATCGGCGACGAGGCGCGGGCCCAGACGCTCGAGCTGACCGGTGCGCTGCCGGACGCCGCCGTCGCGTGCGTCGGTGGCGGCTCGAACGCGATCGGTCTGTTCACGGCCTTCATCGACGACCCGGACGTCCGCCTGGTGGGCATCGAGGCCGGTGGTGACGGTGTCGAGACCACTCGCCACGCCGCGACGATCACCGGCGGCGACGTGGGAGTGCTGCACGGCGCCCGCTCGTTCCTGCTGCAGGACGAGGACGGCCAGACCCTGGAGTCGCACTCGATCTCGGCGGGCCTGGACTACCCCGGGGTGGGTCCCGAGCACTCGTATCTGGCCGACATCGGCCGGGCGTCCTACGTGCCGGCCACCGACGCTGCTGCCATGTCGGCCTTCGACCTGCTGTGCAAGACCGAGGGCATCATCCCGGCGATCGAGTCGGCCCACGCACTGGCCGGCGCGCTCGACCTGGCCAAGGAGCTGGGGCCCGATGCGACGATCCTGGTCAACCTGTCGGGGCGCGGCGACAAGGACGTGCACACCGCCGCGGAGTACTTCGGCCTGATCGATGCCCCGGTCGTGCTGCACGAGGGGGAGCAGGAATGAGCTCGTCGATCGATGCGCTGTTCGAGCGCACCCGCGCCGAGGGCCGCGCGGCTCTCGTGGGCTACCTGCCGGCCGGCTTCCCGTCCAAGGAGCTGTCGATCAAGGCCATCGAGGCCATGGTCGAGGGCGGCGTCGACATGGTCGAGGTCGGTCTGCCGTACAGCGACCCGGTCATGGACGGTCCCGTCATCCAGGCCGCCGCCGAGGCCGCGCTGGTCGCCGGCACCCGGCCGTCGGATGTCCTGGACGTCGTGCGGGCGAGCGCGGCCACGGGTGCGCCGACGGTCGTCATGACCTACTGGAACCCGGTCGAGCGCTATGGCGTCGACCGGTTCGCCGCCGACCTGGCGGCCGCCGGGGGAGCGGGCCTGATCACCCCGGACCTGATCCCCGACGAGGGGGCCGAGTGGGTCGCGGCGTCCCAGGCGCACGACCTGGACCGGATCTTCCTCGTGGCCCCCTCGTCGACCGACGACCGGCTCGCGATGACGGTCGACGCCGCCAGCGGATTCGTCTACGCCACCGCCGTGATGGGCGTGACCGGCGCGCGTGACCAGACCAGCTCGCTGGGCGAGGAGCTCGTGGCCCGGGTCCGCAAGGTCACCGACAAGCCGGTGGGTGTCGGACTCGGCGTCTCCAACGGTGCCCAGGCCCACGAGATCGCCGCCTACGCCGATGCGGTCATCGTCGGGTCCGCCCTCGTACGCTGTCTGCTGACGGCTACCGACGAGTCAGCAGGACTCGCCGCGATCCGCGCCCTGGCGCAGGATCTGCGGGCCGGGGTCGAGAGGAGCTGACGATGCTGGCGTACATCCCGAGCCCCTCCGAGGGTGTCTGGCACCTGGGCCCCCTGCCGCTGCGGGCGTACGCACTGGGCATCATCATCGGCGCGCTGGTGGCGATCTGGATCGGCGAGCGCCGGTACCAGGCCCGCGGCGGACGCGCCGGCCTGATCGGCGACGTCGCGATCTGGGCGATCCCGTTCGGCATCATCGGTGCCCGCATCTACCACGTCGCGACCGACCCCGAGCTCTACTTCGGTGAGGGACGCAACGTCACCGACGTCTTCTTGATCTGGAAGGGCGGCCTGGGCATCTGGGGCGCCGTCGCCGGTGGGGCGCTGGGTGCCTGGATCGCGTGCCGCCGCTACGGCGTGTCCTTCAGCGCGGTCGCCGACGCCGTCGCGCCGGGCCTGCTGGTGGCCCAGGCGATCGGCCGGATCGGCAACTACTTCAACCAGGAGCTGTTCGGCAAGCCCACCGACCTGCCGTGGGCCCTGGAGATCGATCCGGAGAACCGCCCCGCCGGCTACCTGGACTCCGCGACCTTCCACCCCACCTTCTTGTACGAGCTGCTGTGGAACCTGGCCGCTGCGGCGCTGATCATCGCGATCGACCGCAAGGTCAAGCTGACCGGCGGTCGCGCCTTCGCCCTGTACGCGATGCTCTACACGTCCGGACGCGTGTGGATCGAGTCGCTGCGCATCGATGCCGCCAACCACATCGGCCCGTTCCGGCTCAATGTGTGGACCTCGATCATCGTGTTCGTGCTCGCGTTGATCTACTTCATCGCGGCCCGGCGACGGACGCCATCGGCCGAACCGGCCCCGGGCGCCGATGACGACTCCTCGGTCGTTGCGATCGACGAGCCCGGGACAGGGCCCTCGGACCGTTGAGCGTGCAGCCGGACCGGCATAGGTTCGTGGCATGAGCGATGCGGAGCAGCCGCTGCCCGATCCCGGCGTCGTCCAGCACGAGCACCCTGACGTCACGGGCGGCTGGCTCCGGCCGGCGGTCTTCGGCGCCATGGACGGCCTGGTCTCGAACTTCGCCCTGATGATGGGCGTGGTGGGCGGCAGCTCGGGCTCCGGCACCAAGCCGGTCGTGCTGGCCGGTCTGGCGGGCATGGCCGCGGGCGCCTTCTCGATGGCGGCCGGCGAGTACACCTCGGTCGCGAGCCAGCGGGAGTTCGCGCTGGCCCAGGTTGACATCGAGCGCAACGAGATCCTGCACAACGAGCCGGCCGAGGAGGCCGAGCTCGCCGCGATGTTCATGGAGAAGGGCGTCGACGAGGGCACGGCCCGCGAGATGGCCCACGAGGTGCACCGGGACGCCGAGAAGGCCGTCCGCGTGCACGCGCGCGAGGAGTTCGGCGTCGACGTCGACGACCTCGCGTCGCCCATGCTGGCGGCGATGTCGTCGTTCTTCGCCTTCGCCGTCGGCGCGATCATCCCGCTGCTGTCGTACCTGGCCGGCATCGAGTCCGCGTGGCCGGCGATCATCCTGTCGTGCCTGGGCCTGTTCGGGTGCGGTGCGCTGGTCACCCGCATGACCGCCCGCAACTGGCTGTTCGGCGGCTCCCGCCAGCTGGCGCTGGGCGGCGCGGCCGCCGTGCTGACGTACCTGGTGGGCGAGGCCGTCGGCGCCTCGGCGCTGGGCTGACACGGCACCTCGCCATCGGTACGCTGTGGGTCGATTCCCAGGAGACCCATATGCCCAAGATCATCCTCGTCGGCGTGGACGGAAGCGACAGCTCCCGCAAGGCCGCATCCGTGGCCGCCGAGCTCGCCGCCGACTCCGGCGCCACGCTGCACGTCCTGACCGCGGTCGACCCGCACCGTCCGGCCGTCACGGAGGACCCCGCGATGCTCGGCGACGTGCGTCGTCTGACGCCCGGTGAGGAGGCCGAGGCCATCGCCGCCGAGATCGCCGGGACGCTCAAGGGCGTCACCCCGCGCATCGAGAGCAGCCCCATCCAGGGCAAGCCCGCCGATGCCCTGGTCGAGGAGGCCAAGCGGCTCGGTGCCGACCTGATCGTCGTAGGCAACCGCCGGGTGCAGGGCCTCGGGCGCATCCTGGGCAGCGTGGCGACCGATGTCGCACACCACGCCCCGTGCGACGTCTACATCGTCAAGACGTTCTGACGCACGCCCCGCCGGGCCGCCTCGGCGGGGCCGTGTAATCTTGTGATGCTGTCCGAGGCCAACGTCGTCCCCGGTGCGATTTTTCGTGACCACTGATGACGTGAGAAAGGCCTCCAGCATGCGCGTCCAGCCACATTCTGCCCAGCTCCGGCCCCAGAAGGCGCAGTCCTTCAAGCCGCAGTCCATGGTGCCTGCCGCCCAGGGTCTGT includes these proteins:
- a CDS encoding HGxxPAAW family protein — encoded protein: MHGSSPAAWTGVIMCLVGITIGGVALIPDPNWLWFTIGCVLTLASGIVGWGMAAAGFGVDRASEHGH
- the lgt gene encoding prolipoprotein diacylglyceryl transferase, which gives rise to MLAYIPSPSEGVWHLGPLPLRAYALGIIIGALVAIWIGERRYQARGGRAGLIGDVAIWAIPFGIIGARIYHVATDPELYFGEGRNVTDVFLIWKGGLGIWGAVAGGALGAWIACRRYGVSFSAVADAVAPGLLVAQAIGRIGNYFNQELFGKPTDLPWALEIDPENRPAGYLDSATFHPTFLYELLWNLAAAALIIAIDRKVKLTGGRAFALYAMLYTSGRVWIESLRIDAANHIGPFRLNVWTSIIVFVLALIYFIAARRRTPSAEPAPGADDDSSVVAIDEPGTGPSDR
- a CDS encoding ABC transporter ATP-binding protein codes for the protein MTVTEPDIPEIAQSRQTGMQIIRRGLALSPAIKDGLWVTILLAVLSTVGGSVVPILIQRTVDSGLGDGGDARLSDIAGFLTIAAFLILLTAGIAYWMRIRLFVASETGLAQMRVDAFRHVHDLSMLTQNSERRGVLVSRVTSDIDQVSQFLQFTGIQIVVSAGQIIVATIIMAYYSWQLTIVVLVCFLPLAISLKWFAQRLSNAYDTVRRTVGEMIAVIAEPVVGASVVRAHAIERRTQDRVDAGIKGNLDANVKAQKLVAVTFASSGVAGGLANAAVLAFGVILGVAGDLSMGTVIAFAFLVGLFVGPVQTATQVLTDAQNAIASWRRVIDLLDTPADVVDPGPAGVTLPEGSLGARFEKVTFAYPGGPNVLTDIDVELTPRQRIAVVGETGSGKTTFAKLLTRLMDPTDGVVRIGAGEGTWPDISTVSFADLRHHVLMVPQEGFLFDATLRDNLLYGRRGATDQELLDVVADLELDDWFAGLPQGLDTRVGQRGESLSAGERQLVALLRSALADPGFIVLDEATSAVDPQTELRATRALDRLLDGRSSVTIAHRLSTAENADRILVFDAGRLTEDGTHAELVDAGGVYSRLHASWIAQASLSGQRPADPTASSVTGRA
- a CDS encoding ABC transporter ATP-binding protein, which translates into the protein MPYGTTSLAGSGAVTLDVQDVTFGFPGSDKDVLRRIDLHVAPGRVVAVVGATGSGKSTLTSLLTRLMDPQDGSILLSPAGSASVDIRDLTHDELAGAIAVVPQGTFMFDDSVRENITLGGDFSDEEVWDALRTVQAADFVAALPRGLDSQLGERGTTLSGGQRQRLALARALVRRPRLLVMDDATSAVDPEVEQRILKALAERTADGEGPTVLVVAYRKATIALADEVVFLDDGAIAARGTHDELVERSADYRNLVNAYDQAREEMS
- a CDS encoding DUF2752 domain-containing protein, yielding MSTSARARPTSTARALLAPALAGGLGLAAAALLHVRDPHESGSYGFCPFLSLTGLPCPGCGGLRAVNDLTRGDLVAAVSSNALAVVLVLAVGIGWVLWVVRRATGRRRPPITISWWLVAAGALVVAVFGVVRTTAWGSWLAP
- a CDS encoding DUF4190 domain-containing protein, which translates into the protein MSDSPQYPSYPGDDSPATGSDEGRQPPPGHEQPAPPPWGQQVPQYGQVPPPAYGQMPPGYAQPPLYGFPAPQYVPTSTKAVFSLVLGIASIVLCLVGVLIGPAAIVLSVYASKEIDARPPGTMNGKGMATAGLATGIVGTAIWGLVFLLAVVGSV
- the trpA gene encoding tryptophan synthase subunit alpha; this translates as MSSSIDALFERTRAEGRAALVGYLPAGFPSKELSIKAIEAMVEGGVDMVEVGLPYSDPVMDGPVIQAAAEAALVAGTRPSDVLDVVRASAATGAPTVVMTYWNPVERYGVDRFAADLAAAGGAGLITPDLIPDEGAEWVAASQAHDLDRIFLVAPSSTDDRLAMTVDAASGFVYATAVMGVTGARDQTSSLGEELVARVRKVTDKPVGVGLGVSNGAQAHEIAAYADAVIVGSALVRCLLTATDESAGLAAIRALAQDLRAGVERS
- the trpC gene encoding indole-3-glycerol phosphate synthase TrpC, producing the protein MSVLDDILAGVAQDLEARMATTSLDDLKERAARQHPALDPMPAFRSDGVSVIAEVKRSSPSEGQLATIKDPAALAADYAAGGAAAISVLTEERRFGGTLDDLRAVRGTVDIPVLRKDFITTSYQLWEARAAGADMALLIVAALEQIVLESLIERARSIGLTPLVEVNDAEEVKRAAAAGADLIGVNARNLKTLEVDRTTFDRLSPLIPDTAVKVAASGVRGPHDVIDYAKSGAHVVLVGETLVRGDDPRASVADLVAAGAHPALQHRW
- a CDS encoding Trp biosynthesis-associated membrane protein, with product MTPRRLYVPVVLATLATGGLAFFAAGRTWAEADVRAQGLGHATISVSGGDAQPLVPALAVVVVTAALAILAAGPRMRRVIGVLTMLVAAAAIIAVPRSGTDGLQDAVRSAAEESPAYTGPASLGSILYAPWDLVTIAAFVLAIALGAVTLRLAPQWPTMSSRYDAPGSRPAAKDDSGTEMWKAMDRGDDPTA
- the hisI gene encoding phosphoribosyl-AMP cyclohydrolase, whose translation is MTSLDTAIAARLKRDAAGLVPAVVQDAETRDVLMVGWMDDEALRRTLETRRGTYWSRSRQSYWVKGETSGHVQEVREVRLDCDGDTLLVLVDQTGPACHTGDHTCFDADRLL
- a CDS encoding DUF4190 domain-containing protein, with the translated sequence MSTNEPPAYPGDSTPPPVGGSQPPASGSYPPAGGYPPPGGYPPAPGGYGQAGPPKTNQKATASMVVGIASLVLGLFCGFLVIGSVVAIVLGFIARGEIIRSNGTQKGMGQALTGIITGFVLVALFLLAVVLLATGVVDYDFNVEG
- a CDS encoding VIT1/CCC1 transporter family protein, with the protein product MSDAEQPLPDPGVVQHEHPDVTGGWLRPAVFGAMDGLVSNFALMMGVVGGSSGSGTKPVVLAGLAGMAAGAFSMAAGEYTSVASQREFALAQVDIERNEILHNEPAEEAELAAMFMEKGVDEGTAREMAHEVHRDAEKAVRVHAREEFGVDVDDLASPMLAAMSSFFAFAVGAIIPLLSYLAGIESAWPAIILSCLGLFGCGALVTRMTARNWLFGGSRQLALGGAAAVLTYLVGEAVGASALG
- the trpB gene encoding tryptophan synthase subunit beta, whose protein sequence is MTYAQPDATGHFGRFGGRFMPEALVAPLDELDRAWTEAKADPTFMAELDRMLREYANIPSPLYEAHRFSEAAGARILLKREDLNHTGAHKIRNVIGQALLAKRIGKPRAIAETGAGQHGVASATACAYLDLECTVYMGEVDTERQALNVARMKMLGAEVVSVTSGSRTLKDAINEALRDWVASVDTTSYLFGTAAGPHPFPTMVRDLTRAIGDEARAQTLELTGALPDAAVACVGGGSNAIGLFTAFIDDPDVRLVGIEAGGDGVETTRHAATITGGDVGVLHGARSFLLQDEDGQTLESHSISAGLDYPGVGPEHSYLADIGRASYVPATDAAAMSAFDLLCKTEGIIPAIESAHALAGALDLAKELGPDATILVNLSGRGDKDVHTAAEYFGLIDAPVVLHEGEQE
- a CDS encoding universal stress protein; this translates as MPKIILVGVDGSDSSRKAASVAAELAADSGATLHVLTAVDPHRPAVTEDPAMLGDVRRLTPGEEAEAIAAEIAGTLKGVTPRIESSPIQGKPADALVEEAKRLGADLIVVGNRRVQGLGRILGSVATDVAHHAPCDVYIVKTF